The segment AGGGCTGGGACACCATCAACTACCAGTGGCAGAACTGGATCGTCGCATACGGACCGGATCGACAGATGGCGATGCTGGAGAAGCTGGGATTCGACAATCCGGGCTGGAGGGAACTGGCCTGGCTGATGGCGCTCGGGATGGCGCTGCTAGCCACATTGCTGACGCTGTTTCACTTCTGGCGCATTCGCGCGGTTGAACCGGTACCGCTGAAACGGGTCTACGTGCGCCTCGTCCGCAAGCTGACCACGGCGGGTATGCCGCCCGGGTCTTCGGAGGGAGCGCTGGATTTCGGCGAGAGAATCGCATCTGCGAACCCCGGGATCGCTGCGGATCTCCGTGGCATCACGGAGCGGTACACGGCAATGCGTTACGGGTCGGCGTACAGCGAGGAAAACCTGAAGGACCTGCGTCAGCGCGTGCGTCGATTCGATCCGAACGCCCGATAACGCAGGGACCGACGATCAACCGGTCCTGCTCAGGCCGCAGGGCGTTTGAACAGCACCTGCTGATGTCTTCTGTGCATCTGATCCTGACGCAGCGCGACCTCCCTGACCTCCGGACGGTTCGCGAACATGGCCAGTGTAATTCCGTCAAGAAACTCGTACAGTTGCTTGCTCAAATCGTCCCACAGATCGTGCGTCAGGCAGCGCTCTCCGTGCTGACAATCCTCGTTGCCACGGCAACGCTTTACGTCAACCTCTTCGTCCACCGCCGAGATGACCTGAGCGATGGTGATCTGATCGGAGGGACTGGCGAGCCGATATCCGCCGCCTGGACCGCGCACCCCTTCGACGAGCCCGCACTTGCGCAGCTTGGCGAAGAGCTGTTCGAGGTAAGAGAGAGAAATCCCCTGA is part of the Gammaproteobacteria bacterium genome and harbors:
- a CDS encoding Rrf2 family transcriptional regulator, which produces MRLSTKGRYAVTAMMDLAIHEQDKPVTLAEISLCQGISLSYLEQLFAKLRKCGLVEGVRGPGGGYRLASPSDQITIAQVISAVDEEVDVKRCRGNEDCQHGERCLTHDLWDDLSKQLYEFLDGITLAMFANRPEVREVALRQDQMHRRHQQVLFKRPAA